A genomic window from Brassica oleracea var. oleracea cultivar TO1000 chromosome C8, BOL, whole genome shotgun sequence includes:
- the LOC106307797 gene encoding pathogenesis-related protein 5-like isoform X1, producing the protein MAIFSGLHLLFFSFIITTGAVSVVSGTVFTIQNSCGFTVWPGILTGNGGAQLNDGGFTLNPGASVDVTAPAGWSGRIWGRTGCNFDGSGAGRCLTGDCGNKLRCGGAGGVPPVTLAEFTIGNGGAKDFYDVSLVDGYNVQMGVTTRGGSGDCQNIGCVADLNGRCPNELRVMDGANVVACKSACEAFRKPEYCCTGAFDTPATCPPTDYSRIFKGACPKAYSYAYDDASSTFTCANANYSIVFCPR; encoded by the exons ATGGCGATTTTCTCCGGTTTACACCTTCTATTCTTCTCCTTCATCATAACTACAG GTGCAGTGTCCGTCGTCTCCGGTACCGTTTTCACCATCCAGAATAGCTGCGGTTTCACAGTCTGGCCGGGAATCCTCACCGGAAACGGCGGCGCACAACTCAACGATGGCGGGTTTACCTTAAACCCCGGAGCTTCCGTCGACGTAACCGCGCCTGCGGGATGGTCCGGCCGAATCTGGGGCCGAACAGGCTGTAACTTCGACGGCTCAGGGGCCGGAAGATGTCTCACCGGCGACTGCGGCAACAAATTAAGATGCGGGGGCGCAGGAGGAGTTCCACCGGTCACGCTCGCCGAGTTCACCATCGGCAACGGCGGCGCGAAGGACTTCTACGACGTAAGCCTCGTCGACGGTTACAACGTCCAGATGGGAGTCACGACCCGAGGCGGCTCAGGCGATTGCCAAAACATTGGATGCGTTGCGGATCTGAACGGGCGCTGTCCGAACGAGCTGCGTGTTATGGATGGGGCGAATGTTGTGGCGTGTAAGAGCGCATGCGAGGCTTTTCGCAAACCGGAGTATTGTTGCACCGGTGCGTTCGATACACCGGCGACTTGTCCGCCGACGGATTACTCGAGAATTTTTAAAGGAGCTTGCCCTAAGGCGTATAGCTATGCATACGACGACGCTTCGAGTACTTTTACTTGTGCCAATGCTAACTATTCTATCGTTTTCTGTCCTAGATAA
- the LOC106307797 gene encoding pathogenesis-related protein 5-like isoform X2 produces the protein MAIFSGLHLLFFSFIITTVSVVSGTVFTIQNSCGFTVWPGILTGNGGAQLNDGGFTLNPGASVDVTAPAGWSGRIWGRTGCNFDGSGAGRCLTGDCGNKLRCGGAGGVPPVTLAEFTIGNGGAKDFYDVSLVDGYNVQMGVTTRGGSGDCQNIGCVADLNGRCPNELRVMDGANVVACKSACEAFRKPEYCCTGAFDTPATCPPTDYSRIFKGACPKAYSYAYDDASSTFTCANANYSIVFCPR, from the exons ATGGCGATTTTCTCCGGTTTACACCTTCTATTCTTCTCCTTCATCATAACTACAG TGTCCGTCGTCTCCGGTACCGTTTTCACCATCCAGAATAGCTGCGGTTTCACAGTCTGGCCGGGAATCCTCACCGGAAACGGCGGCGCACAACTCAACGATGGCGGGTTTACCTTAAACCCCGGAGCTTCCGTCGACGTAACCGCGCCTGCGGGATGGTCCGGCCGAATCTGGGGCCGAACAGGCTGTAACTTCGACGGCTCAGGGGCCGGAAGATGTCTCACCGGCGACTGCGGCAACAAATTAAGATGCGGGGGCGCAGGAGGAGTTCCACCGGTCACGCTCGCCGAGTTCACCATCGGCAACGGCGGCGCGAAGGACTTCTACGACGTAAGCCTCGTCGACGGTTACAACGTCCAGATGGGAGTCACGACCCGAGGCGGCTCAGGCGATTGCCAAAACATTGGATGCGTTGCGGATCTGAACGGGCGCTGTCCGAACGAGCTGCGTGTTATGGATGGGGCGAATGTTGTGGCGTGTAAGAGCGCATGCGAGGCTTTTCGCAAACCGGAGTATTGTTGCACCGGTGCGTTCGATACACCGGCGACTTGTCCGCCGACGGATTACTCGAGAATTTTTAAAGGAGCTTGCCCTAAGGCGTATAGCTATGCATACGACGACGCTTCGAGTACTTTTACTTGTGCCAATGCTAACTATTCTATCGTTTTCTGTCCTAGATAA